Genomic window (ANME-2 cluster archaeon):
GAGAAAGGAAAAGATATGGACAAAAATAGAAGTTCTCTATCAAAGGCAGAGGATTATGACCAGATAGGACAGTTCTGGGATATTCATGAGCTGGCAGACCATTGGGACGAGTCTGGACCGGCAGAGTTCGAAGTTGATATTCAATCCGAAATGATATACTATGCTGTGGAAAATGAACTTTCTGATAAGATCCGGGCATCTGCCAGACGCCATGGTGTCTCACCTGATACCCTTGTGAATTTATGGCTACAGGAGAAATTGCAGGAACAATCTTCTTGATTGGCGTTTTTTGACACGTCGGGATTTTTTTTATTTTCGCATCAGTTATTAACAAATTGTGACATTTTTTTGCTTTCAAATATCACCGGGGCTACATTACAACAGCAGCATTTGATTCCAGCATTCGTACGGCTCTTACCCCATAACTTCGATGAGGGTAAGTGATGCACTCGACCGTCTTTCCGGTATGCGGGTGGGGCGCTGGGTGTATGAGGCAGAACCGAGCGGCAGGGGAATAGCATTCGGGAGAATAGGCATGTCTTCCAGCCTTGAGTGTAGTCGGGGGAAACTATGGATGAGCGGCGCACAATCTATATCATTCTAATTATTGAACATAACCCTAAGTATTTAATAGTTTAAGAAAAAATTACGTAGTATGCAAACTCATGTTGAATCGAACAAGGTATGGCTCTACAAAGACGAATACGATGACATGCTGGAATATATCGATCGATTGACAGAAACGATTAATGTTCTTTCAGATAAGGGTACTATAACTGCAGTCAAACAAGCTCTTAGCAGAATTAATTCCGGTGAATATCTCACAAAAGAAGACTTGGTGTTTGATTGACGTATACTTTGATATTTGATAAAAAATTCAAATCTGATCTAAAAAAACTCGATAAATCTGTAAGGGATCGGATATTAATGAAAGTATTTCAACTTGAAAGATTTCCTGAGCTGGGAAAACATCTTATTGCTATTGATCTTTGGAGTCTGAGAATTGGAAAATATCGAGTATTGTATACAATCAAAATGAATAAGCTTCAAGTTCTAGTATTGACGGTGGGTCACCGTAAAAAAGCTTACGAAAATATGTAGCTTGGGAAA
Coding sequences:
- a CDS encoding type II toxin-antitoxin system RelE/ParE family toxin produces the protein MIFDKKFKSDLKKLDKSVRDRILMKVFQLERFPELGKHLIAIDLWSLRIGKYRVLYTIKMNKLQVLVLTVGHRKKAYENM